One genomic region from Onychostoma macrolepis isolate SWU-2019 chromosome 23, ASM1243209v1, whole genome shotgun sequence encodes:
- the tmem269 gene encoding transmembrane protein 269 isoform X2 — protein sequence MELLCNCSCFFLVAFFQDANKLLLNERSNWVHLKEFARKNAANALSVANMLMGMASILCSLNGHHHVACWLVLIGYLLDLADGAVARQLNACSALGAKLDDFADFTTFGIATSLILRTTSLLDNILCMLYVLSVYTRLCFFSSGIPFMYRGLPCIYSSAILVCVSLLTGGNMAVLRILAVAMILFMVSQNFYPHDRVLESQAWKKVVYIGGIAMVFCSSFPPACVYYLLWSISYILFPTTLWSSKV from the exons ATGGAGCTGTTGTGTAATTGCTCATGTTTCTTTTTGGTAGCCTTTTTCCAGGACGCTAACAAGCTGCTCCTGAACGAACGATCTAACTGGGTGCATCTAAAGGAGTTCGCCCGTAAAAATGCTGCCAACGCTCTTTCTGTGGCCAATATGCTCATGGGCATGGCCTCAATCCTCTGCAGTCTCAATGG CCATCATCATGTTGCGTGCTGGCTGGTTCTGATCGGTTACCTGCTGGATTTGGCAGATGGAGCAGTTGCTAGGCAACTAAATGCGTGTTCTGCACTGG GTGCAAAGTTGGATGATTTTGCTGATTTCACAACATTTGGAATAGCAACATCTCTCATTTTAAGGACAACCAGTCTTTTGGATAACATTCTGTGCATGTTGTATGTGTTGTCTGTCTATACTCGTCTCTGCTTCTTCTCTAGCG GAATCCCATTCATGTACCGTGGCCTACCATGCATCTACTCCTCTGCCATCCtggtgtgtgtttctctgctgACTGGAGGAAATATGGCAGTACTGAGAATCCTAGCAGTGGCCATGATTCTCTTCATGGTCAGTCAGAACTTCTACCCACATGACAGAGTACTGGAGTCTCAGGCCTGGAAGAAGGTGGTCTACATCGGAG GAATTGCCATGGTGTTTTgctcctccttccctccagCGTGCGTTTACTACTTGTTATGGTCAATTTCCTACATATTGTTTCCAACAACCCTGTGGAGCAGCAAAGTGTAA
- the tmem269 gene encoding transmembrane protein 269 isoform X1 encodes MKSRLKSTGFGITSSSAFFQDANKLLLNERSNWVHLKEFARKNAANALSVANMLMGMASILCSLNGHHHVACWLVLIGYLLDLADGAVARQLNACSALGAKLDDFADFTTFGIATSLILRTTSLLDNILCMLYVLSVYTRLCFFSSGIPFMYRGLPCIYSSAILVCVSLLTGGNMAVLRILAVAMILFMVSQNFYPHDRVLESQAWKKVVYIGGIAMVFCSSFPPACVYYLLWSISYILFPTTLWSSKV; translated from the exons CCTTTTTCCAGGACGCTAACAAGCTGCTCCTGAACGAACGATCTAACTGGGTGCATCTAAAGGAGTTCGCCCGTAAAAATGCTGCCAACGCTCTTTCTGTGGCCAATATGCTCATGGGCATGGCCTCAATCCTCTGCAGTCTCAATGG CCATCATCATGTTGCGTGCTGGCTGGTTCTGATCGGTTACCTGCTGGATTTGGCAGATGGAGCAGTTGCTAGGCAACTAAATGCGTGTTCTGCACTGG GTGCAAAGTTGGATGATTTTGCTGATTTCACAACATTTGGAATAGCAACATCTCTCATTTTAAGGACAACCAGTCTTTTGGATAACATTCTGTGCATGTTGTATGTGTTGTCTGTCTATACTCGTCTCTGCTTCTTCTCTAGCG GAATCCCATTCATGTACCGTGGCCTACCATGCATCTACTCCTCTGCCATCCtggtgtgtgtttctctgctgACTGGAGGAAATATGGCAGTACTGAGAATCCTAGCAGTGGCCATGATTCTCTTCATGGTCAGTCAGAACTTCTACCCACATGACAGAGTACTGGAGTCTCAGGCCTGGAAGAAGGTGGTCTACATCGGAG GAATTGCCATGGTGTTTTgctcctccttccctccagCGTGCGTTTACTACTTGTTATGGTCAATTTCCTACATATTGTTTCCAACAACCCTGTGGAGCAGCAAAGTGTAA
- the tmem269 gene encoding transmembrane protein 269 isoform X3 — MILLTPTSAFFQDANKLLLNERSNWVHLKEFARKNAANALSVANMLMGMASILCSLNGHHHVACWLVLIGYLLDLADGAVARQLNACSALGAKLDDFADFTTFGIATSLILRTTSLLDNILCMLYVLSVYTRLCFFSSGIPFMYRGLPCIYSSAILVCVSLLTGGNMAVLRILAVAMILFMVSQNFYPHDRVLESQAWKKVVYIGGIAMVFCSSFPPACVYYLLWSISYILFPTTLWSSKV, encoded by the exons CCTTTTTCCAGGACGCTAACAAGCTGCTCCTGAACGAACGATCTAACTGGGTGCATCTAAAGGAGTTCGCCCGTAAAAATGCTGCCAACGCTCTTTCTGTGGCCAATATGCTCATGGGCATGGCCTCAATCCTCTGCAGTCTCAATGG CCATCATCATGTTGCGTGCTGGCTGGTTCTGATCGGTTACCTGCTGGATTTGGCAGATGGAGCAGTTGCTAGGCAACTAAATGCGTGTTCTGCACTGG GTGCAAAGTTGGATGATTTTGCTGATTTCACAACATTTGGAATAGCAACATCTCTCATTTTAAGGACAACCAGTCTTTTGGATAACATTCTGTGCATGTTGTATGTGTTGTCTGTCTATACTCGTCTCTGCTTCTTCTCTAGCG GAATCCCATTCATGTACCGTGGCCTACCATGCATCTACTCCTCTGCCATCCtggtgtgtgtttctctgctgACTGGAGGAAATATGGCAGTACTGAGAATCCTAGCAGTGGCCATGATTCTCTTCATGGTCAGTCAGAACTTCTACCCACATGACAGAGTACTGGAGTCTCAGGCCTGGAAGAAGGTGGTCTACATCGGAG GAATTGCCATGGTGTTTTgctcctccttccctccagCGTGCGTTTACTACTTGTTATGGTCAATTTCCTACATATTGTTTCCAACAACCCTGTGGAGCAGCAAAGTGTAA
- the tmem269 gene encoding transmembrane protein 269 isoform X4 yields MLMGMASILCSLNGHHHVACWLVLIGYLLDLADGAVARQLNACSALGAKLDDFADFTTFGIATSLILRTTSLLDNILCMLYVLSVYTRLCFFSSGIPFMYRGLPCIYSSAILVCVSLLTGGNMAVLRILAVAMILFMVSQNFYPHDRVLESQAWKKVVYIGGIAMVFCSSFPPACVYYLLWSISYILFPTTLWSSKV; encoded by the exons ATGCTCATGGGCATGGCCTCAATCCTCTGCAGTCTCAATGG CCATCATCATGTTGCGTGCTGGCTGGTTCTGATCGGTTACCTGCTGGATTTGGCAGATGGAGCAGTTGCTAGGCAACTAAATGCGTGTTCTGCACTGG GTGCAAAGTTGGATGATTTTGCTGATTTCACAACATTTGGAATAGCAACATCTCTCATTTTAAGGACAACCAGTCTTTTGGATAACATTCTGTGCATGTTGTATGTGTTGTCTGTCTATACTCGTCTCTGCTTCTTCTCTAGCG GAATCCCATTCATGTACCGTGGCCTACCATGCATCTACTCCTCTGCCATCCtggtgtgtgtttctctgctgACTGGAGGAAATATGGCAGTACTGAGAATCCTAGCAGTGGCCATGATTCTCTTCATGGTCAGTCAGAACTTCTACCCACATGACAGAGTACTGGAGTCTCAGGCCTGGAAGAAGGTGGTCTACATCGGAG GAATTGCCATGGTGTTTTgctcctccttccctccagCGTGCGTTTACTACTTGTTATGGTCAATTTCCTACATATTGTTTCCAACAACCCTGTGGAGCAGCAAAGTGTAA
- the si:ch73-206d17.1 gene encoding tyrosine-protein kinase STYK1, with product MAVQTQCNSSSGSDPICYEEGSGPLAVIIIPSLLALSTLIVVSQIIWSFITKRSSAQIITGSSSNVNEGDPVPLDTGFGNMRPAQDALDPWEIPAWCTLEGVELLQMGRYGPICMGQLKQDSTSTAVVIKTLKDGSNQPEASEFVDFVLFHITVSKHENIVKMLYCQTRRMPMYLVLEASVPGNLLHFLWSLREDRCGASDNFQMFSERSVYLVAKQVAAGLDYLHSYHRIIHGDVAARNMLIGSGLSVKVSGLDLAFKSRQSRTVDKEQEANVPVKWKAPERMMRRPLTVRSDVWSFGILLYEMITLGSPPYPDLDPSEVLPNTLTHYRMKRPENCGAPLYDLIKYCCMWNFKDRPVYSAIIRLLDSYKYFGDTKPLCAGQQMDFCEYRRKAGLPQ from the exons ATGGCTGTACAGACCCAGTGCAACAGCTCCTCTGGCTCTGACCCAATCTGTT ATGAAGAAGGATCAGGTCCATTGGCAGTCATCATTATCCCAAGCTTGCTGGCTCTCAGCACCCTGATCGTTGTGTCTCAGATAATATGGAGCTTTATTACCAAAAGATCATCAGCTCAGATAATCACAGGCTCATCTTCAAATGTAAATG AAGGGGACCCTGTACCTTTGGACACAGGCTTTGGGAACATGCGGCCTGCACAGGATGCTCTGGATCCATGGGAGATACCTGCTTGGTGCACTCTGGAGGGGGTGGAGCTGCTTCAGATGGGACGCTATGGGCCAATCTGCATGGGTCAGCTAAAACAAGACAGCACATCCACTGCTGTAGTGATTAAAACTCTTAAAG ATGGGTCAAATCAACCGGAGGCTTCTGAATTTGTGGATTTTGTCCTTTTCCACATAACAGTGAGCAAACATGAGAATATAGTCAAGATGTTATACTGCCAGACACGGCGGATGCCCATGTACCTAGTTTTAGAGGCAAGCGTTCCAGGGAACCTCCTGCATTTTCTCTGGAGTCTTCGAGAG GACAGATGTGGTGCAAGTGATAACTTTCAGATGTTTTCAGAAAGGTCCGTTTATCTTGTAGCTAAACAGGTTGCAGCAGGACTG GACTATTTACACTCCTACCATAGAATTATTCATGGGGATGTCGCAGCCCGGAACATGTTGATCGGATCAGGGCTCTCTGTGAAAGTCTCTGGATTGGATTTGGCTTTTAAGAGCCGACAGTCGAGAACGGTGGACAAAGAACAAGAAGCCAATGTGCCGGTAAAATGGAAGGCCCCTGAACGGATGATGAGGCGTCCCCTAACAGTCAGAAGTGATGT ATGGTCCTTTGGAATCCTGCTTTATGAGATGATAACCCTGG GGTCTCCTCCCTATCCTGACCTGGATCCATCTGAAGTGCTGCCAAACACTTTAACCCATTACCGAATGAAAAGACCAGAAAACTGCGGAGCCCCGTT GTATGACTTAATAAAGTATTGCTGCATGTGGAACTTCAAGGACCGGCCTGTGTATTCTGCCATTATTCGGCTTCTAGACTCATACAAATACTTTGGTGACACAAAACCACTTTGCGCTGGACAGCAAATGGACTTCTGTGAATACAGGAGGAAAGCAGGACTGCCTCAATGA